From Peromyscus maniculatus bairdii isolate BWxNUB_F1_BW_parent chromosome 8, HU_Pman_BW_mat_3.1, whole genome shotgun sequence, a single genomic window includes:
- the Dusp14 gene encoding dual specificity protein phosphatase 14: MSSRGHSTLPRTLMAPRMISEGDIGGIAQITSSLFLGRGSVASNRHLLQARGITCIVNATIEIPNFNWPQFEYVKVPLADIPHAPIRLYFDTVADKIHSVSKKHGATLVHCAAGVSRSATLCIAYLMKFHNVCLLEAYNWVKARRPVIRPNVGFWRQLIDYESQLFGKSTVKMVQTPYGVIPDVYEKESRHLMPYWGI; this comes from the coding sequence ATGAGCTCCAGAGGTCACAGCACGCTCCCACGAACTCTCATGGCTCCTCGGATGATTTCCGAGGGAGACATAGGAGGCATTGCTCAGatcacctcctctctcttcttgggCAGAGGCAGTGTGGCCTCCAACAGGCACCTCCTCCAGGCCCGGGGCATCACCTGCATCGTTAATGCTACCATCGAGATCCCCAACTTCAACTGGCCCCAGTTTGAATATGTTAAAGTGCCTCTGGCTGACATTCCTCATGCCCCCATTAGGCTGTACTTTGACACCGTGGCTGACAAGATCCACAGCGTCAGCAAGAAGCATGGGGCTACCTTGGTGCACTGTGCTGCCGGGGTGAGCCGCTCGGCCACTCTATGTATTGCGTACCTGATGAAATTCCACAACGTGTGCCTGTTGGAGGCATACAACTGGGTGAAAGCCCGGAGGCCTGTCATCAGGCCCAACGTGGGCTTCTGGAGGCAGCTGATAGACTACGAGAGCCAGCTCTTCGGGAAGTCGACGGTTAAGATGGTACAGACACCCTATGGCGTCATTCCAGACGTTTATGAGAAGGAGTCCCGACACCTGATGCCTTACTGGGGGATTTAG